A window of the Halostagnicola kamekurae genome harbors these coding sequences:
- a CDS encoding PQQ-binding-like beta-propeller repeat protein, translating to MAQWSQTRASPQNTNAVPDQPTLTAGGDYWTSTLADDIDITGLVATTDMAVVVGRTSGEHTGILTTVQLDDGSSDTTHELTRRPTGPPALAGSVAVTPVLGEYTEPSSGALVALDTASWTTTWTHDTAGRPNPPTIADDLLVATGDQGDVTALEASTGDTQWTRTFGDDHQRASIPAPPAVDDDAVYITADGSAAQGIYALDRETGETQWEITGPNIPEPLVRTEDVVLASYDRYELAAFDAASGDRQWSRAMSDGGLFSPAIGHSRVFSADEETVSALAVEDGDVHWERTLEVDGSPLVVGESVVVPTTDRIMGLSIEDGSELWALSETSATRSVPVSRGLLYTSGNTVTLRTNCD from the coding sequence GTGGCACAGTGGTCACAGACACGTGCCTCGCCGCAAAATACGAACGCCGTTCCCGATCAGCCGACGCTCACAGCTGGCGGTGACTACTGGACGAGTACCCTTGCCGACGATATCGACATCACTGGACTCGTTGCCACAACCGATATGGCTGTCGTCGTCGGCCGCACGTCCGGCGAGCACACTGGCATCCTGACCACCGTCCAACTCGACGACGGGTCCTCCGATACGACCCACGAACTCACTCGCCGTCCAACTGGGCCGCCAGCCCTCGCAGGTTCGGTCGCTGTTACGCCCGTACTCGGGGAGTATACCGAGCCCTCGAGCGGCGCGCTCGTCGCACTCGACACCGCTAGCTGGACAACCACCTGGACACATGATACAGCTGGCCGGCCCAACCCACCGACTATCGCCGACGACCTCCTCGTCGCCACGGGCGATCAGGGAGATGTAACCGCTCTCGAGGCATCCACCGGCGACACGCAGTGGACGCGGACGTTTGGTGACGATCACCAGCGTGCAAGCATCCCTGCACCGCCAGCCGTCGACGACGACGCCGTGTACATCACGGCAGATGGCTCTGCCGCGCAGGGAATCTATGCGCTGGACCGCGAGACCGGTGAGACACAGTGGGAAATTACGGGGCCAAACATCCCGGAACCGCTCGTCCGCACGGAGGACGTCGTCCTCGCGAGCTACGACCGCTACGAACTCGCGGCGTTCGATGCTGCCAGTGGAGACCGACAGTGGTCGAGAGCGATGTCCGATGGTGGTCTGTTCTCACCGGCAATCGGGCATAGCCGTGTCTTCAGCGCGGATGAGGAAACTGTGTCTGCACTTGCCGTGGAGGATGGTGATGTCCACTGGGAGCGGACTCTCGAGGTCGACGGCTCGCCATTAGTCGTCGGGGAGTCGGTCGTCGTTCCGACGACCGACCGGATTATGGGGTTGAGTATCGAGGACGGTAGCGAGCTGTGGGCTCTGTCTGAGACATCTGCGACGAGGTCTGTTCCTGTCAGTCGTGGTCTGCTTTACACGTCAGGGAATACGGTGACTCTACGAACGAACTGTGATTGA
- a CDS encoding DUF1641 domain-containing protein: MAKPQSSYPDSATNAARKEEPDTGGEAALQEALEAHGGNLAELVEGTDELDDALTTAILIAASADDAELDRITSSTANLIEAADGLSTDEAAELATDLGENADDLSAALETVLALQRGGHLEDFATIATGFGDSLSAAEVEELSSTLEADGSDIVEALDVVLALQRDGHLEDLVALGETLSTLEIDDDTARGLNSLLGAVGEAERNAKPVGVLEFLKQLTNRDVRAGLGYVVAILKAQGRRLRRR, translated from the coding sequence ATGGCAAAGCCACAGTCTTCCTACCCCGACTCGGCGACGAACGCTGCACGCAAAGAGGAACCCGACACCGGCGGAGAAGCGGCGCTGCAGGAGGCGCTCGAGGCCCACGGTGGGAACCTCGCCGAACTCGTCGAGGGGACCGACGAACTCGACGACGCGCTCACGACCGCAATTTTGATCGCCGCGAGCGCCGACGACGCCGAACTCGACCGGATAACGTCTTCGACGGCGAACCTCATCGAAGCTGCGGACGGCCTCTCGACCGACGAGGCGGCCGAACTGGCGACGGATCTCGGCGAGAACGCCGACGACCTCTCGGCCGCCCTCGAGACCGTCCTCGCCCTCCAGCGAGGGGGCCACCTCGAGGACTTCGCGACGATCGCGACCGGGTTCGGCGACTCGCTCTCCGCGGCGGAGGTCGAGGAACTCTCGTCGACGCTCGAGGCGGACGGCAGCGACATCGTCGAGGCACTGGATGTCGTTCTCGCCCTCCAGCGGGACGGCCACCTCGAGGACCTCGTCGCCCTCGGGGAGACCCTCTCGACCCTCGAGATCGACGACGACACCGCGAGGGGGCTGAACAGCCTTCTCGGAGCCGTCGGTGAGGCGGAGCGAAACGCAAAGCCCGTGGGCGTTCTCGAGTTTTTGAAACAGCTCACGAACCGAGACGTCCGCGCCGGACTCGGGTACGTCGTCGCGATCTTGAAGGCACAAGGGCGCCGCCTTCGAAGACGATAG
- a CDS encoding chloride channel protein: MTLTATYWRVPVSIGAGILIGIILYSTFYPGALSALVQQFHSEGRVELEENIPILPVGLIGLVSGQNAGPEGVMSVVGGSFGTYVSELFGFENSTKLLTLAGMGAGFGAILGAPIGGALLWLELPHKRGLEYYEAIIPTFVASFAGYLTEATIGGMELFPAWNTSSLVPPTLGKLSWAIGIGVVCIPFGLVYSRLFSKIGTTFRNLSVAIYIRTTIAGTIIGILGWLVPLSYFYGGTKMNTLLEGSFSVPTLLLTLGAVMVAAAVTIHGNWIGGLIIPHMFMGALVGQVAALIVPGLPPMLAMLAGMAAFNSVVTGTPLSSALIAIALTDGASITPIFLASLIAFVASPSIGFLTEAAPRSEPPDFHISEDN, from the coding sequence ATGACATTGACTGCGACGTATTGGCGTGTCCCAGTTAGTATTGGCGCAGGAATACTCATCGGTATAATACTCTACTCAACGTTCTATCCAGGCGCTCTCTCTGCACTTGTCCAGCAATTTCACAGTGAAGGGCGTGTTGAACTCGAAGAGAACATACCCATACTCCCTGTTGGCCTAATCGGCTTGGTTTCAGGGCAAAATGCTGGACCAGAAGGTGTAATGTCAGTTGTCGGTGGCTCGTTTGGAACGTACGTTTCAGAGCTATTCGGATTCGAGAACTCAACAAAGCTACTCACTTTAGCGGGCATGGGTGCAGGGTTTGGGGCCATCTTAGGAGCGCCAATTGGCGGCGCACTTCTATGGTTGGAACTTCCCCATAAGCGTGGGCTAGAATATTATGAAGCAATCATCCCAACATTTGTTGCATCTTTTGCAGGTTATCTAACTGAAGCAACGATTGGAGGAATGGAGTTATTTCCAGCATGGAATACAAGTTCACTCGTTCCCCCTACACTTGGAAAATTAAGCTGGGCGATCGGTATTGGAGTTGTCTGCATCCCGTTTGGACTTGTGTATTCACGTTTATTCTCTAAAATCGGAACGACATTTCGAAATCTATCTGTGGCAATATATATTCGCACAACGATTGCAGGTACTATTATTGGGATCCTTGGATGGCTTGTCCCACTCTCGTATTTCTACGGGGGAACAAAGATGAATACTCTACTGGAGGGCAGCTTTTCAGTGCCAACACTCCTGCTAACCCTTGGTGCAGTTATGGTTGCTGCGGCAGTGACGATTCACGGAAACTGGATTGGAGGACTAATCATTCCACATATGTTTATGGGCGCACTTGTTGGTCAAGTTGCAGCATTAATTGTTCCCGGTCTACCACCGATGTTGGCGATGCTCGCAGGGATGGCCGCATTCAATTCCGTGGTGACTGGAACACCGCTATCATCAGCCCTGATAGCGATCGCCTTAACTGACGGTGCAAGCATCACACCCATATTTCTTGCATCCCTCATTGCATTTGTAGCGAGTCCCTCGATCGGGTTCCTTACGGAAGCAGCACCACGTTCTGAACCTCCAGATTTCCACATATCTGAGGACAATTAA
- a CDS encoding proteasome assembly chaperone family protein: MTREPSFDVHTAAAIDSSDILLVGLADIGAANLTVVDYLVSHLETTQIGFIETSNVPSVTPIEGGVPRRPIRLYRVDDVPMTILVSEVFIPVTVADRFVGALLEWAGGHDIDEICVVHGTPFPHAEAEHHVFYAATPSFRRSHWDDGESDQIDPLPGGVLDGVAGELLRDGLEARQPSVGVFVTPVHLPGPDLEAALRLLEGVETCYPIEVDERELRRQSDEMKRYYEELTSRLTALKERQQSVDSRDFPEDRMYM; the protein is encoded by the coding sequence ATGACTCGCGAACCGTCCTTCGATGTCCACACGGCCGCCGCGATCGACTCGAGTGACATCCTTCTGGTCGGACTCGCCGACATCGGGGCGGCGAACCTCACCGTGGTCGACTATCTCGTCAGCCACCTCGAGACGACACAGATCGGCTTTATCGAAACTTCGAACGTCCCGAGCGTCACCCCGATCGAGGGCGGCGTCCCCCGTCGCCCGATTCGGCTGTACCGCGTCGACGACGTGCCGATGACGATACTCGTGAGCGAGGTTTTCATCCCCGTCACCGTCGCCGATCGGTTCGTGGGTGCCCTCCTGGAGTGGGCCGGAGGTCACGACATCGACGAAATCTGCGTCGTTCACGGGACGCCGTTTCCCCACGCCGAAGCGGAACATCACGTCTTCTACGCCGCGACTCCATCGTTCAGACGGTCACACTGGGACGATGGGGAGAGTGATCAGATCGATCCGCTCCCTGGGGGCGTCCTCGATGGGGTCGCCGGCGAGTTACTCAGAGACGGACTCGAGGCGAGACAGCCGTCAGTCGGCGTCTTCGTCACGCCCGTCCACCTTCCCGGACCCGACCTCGAGGCCGCCCTTCGACTTCTCGAGGGCGTCGAAACCTGCTATCCGATCGAGGTCGACGAACGGGAACTGCGCCGGCAATCGGATGAAATGAAGCGATATTACGAAGAGCTCACGTCTCGACTCACTGCGCTGAAAGAACGACAGCAATCGGTCGATAGCCGCGACTTTCCGGAGGATCGGATGTACATGTAG
- a CDS encoding universal stress protein yields the protein MYDTLLVPTDGSEAAMDAAKHAYSLGERYDATVHVLAVVEHSESASIVGQGDEKLETLQEDGTEATQKIIKEGLSRDIETVGAVKVGDPDKVILDYADEHNVDMIIMSTHGRSGVGRFLMGSITEQVIRGGEIPVLAIQR from the coding sequence ATGTACGATACCCTTCTTGTCCCAACTGATGGCAGCGAGGCTGCGATGGATGCGGCCAAGCACGCCTATAGTCTCGGTGAGCGCTACGATGCAACTGTCCACGTTTTAGCCGTCGTTGAGCATAGTGAAAGTGCGTCTATCGTTGGCCAAGGTGATGAGAAACTTGAAACACTCCAAGAAGATGGCACAGAGGCAACTCAAAAAATCATTAAAGAGGGCCTCTCGCGGGATATTGAAACAGTCGGTGCTGTGAAGGTCGGTGACCCAGATAAGGTAATTCTCGATTATGCCGACGAGCACAATGTCGATATGATTATAATGAGCACACACGGTCGCTCAGGTGTTGGTCGATTCCTCATGGGCAGTATCACAGAACAGGTGATTCGAGGCGGAGAAATCCCCGTTCTTGCTATTCAACGATGA
- a CDS encoding GAP family protein, whose translation MSFLEVLPLVVVMVAGPQLLSTIFLATSERWRANSAAYVFGAALSISLVVSIVYFLGSSVGGGGGGLLGSSAHQLLYVLVLVLLVYAAVHTYRTRDVSKPPKWMGTLTSATPRFSFRLGFLLLGFFPTDVVTSVSVGTYLAANDDPVTDAAGFVLLTLLVLALPALAVFALGERAEAVLPRIRDWMNDNSWLVSEAVIGLFFVMTLRNLF comes from the coding sequence ATGAGTTTCCTCGAAGTGCTTCCGCTGGTCGTCGTGATGGTCGCGGGACCGCAGTTACTCTCCACGATCTTCCTGGCCACGAGCGAGCGCTGGCGGGCGAACTCGGCGGCCTACGTCTTCGGCGCGGCCCTCTCTATTAGTCTCGTCGTCAGTATCGTCTACTTTCTCGGCAGTAGTGTCGGTGGCGGTGGTGGCGGTCTGCTCGGCTCGAGCGCACACCAGCTACTCTACGTCCTCGTTCTCGTCCTCCTCGTCTACGCGGCGGTCCACACCTACCGAACGCGCGACGTATCCAAACCCCCGAAGTGGATGGGGACGTTGACGAGTGCGACGCCCCGGTTCTCGTTCCGTCTGGGATTTCTCTTGCTGGGATTTTTTCCGACCGACGTGGTCACGTCGGTCAGCGTCGGCACCTACCTCGCGGCGAACGACGACCCGGTGACCGACGCGGCGGGGTTCGTCCTGCTCACGCTTCTCGTTCTGGCGCTTCCGGCCCTCGCCGTTTTCGCACTCGGCGAGCGCGCGGAAGCCGTGCTTCCCCGGATTCGCGACTGGATGAACGACAACTCGTGGCTCGTCTCCGAGGCCGTGATCGGGCTCTTTTTCGTCATGACCCTGCGGAACCTGTTCTGA
- a CDS encoding SDR family NAD(P)-dependent oxidoreductase: MEAHNLDDSTAIVTGAVGDIGGGITRELAKAGCNITIADIGISEQAANSDSKPDNRQHARELADDLESLGAETLLVECDVTNAEQVEEMVETTVDELGTLDILASNAGIITYSPVEEMDEDAWDSVMDVNAKGIFLCARAAIPHLKDGGAIINTASIAGEIGSEGIGHYSASKHAVIGLTKTLALELAEDDVTVNALCPGIVDTPMWRDVLTPASEEAYEDTIQRSIPLHRDQKPEDMGRLVVFLAQNRNITGEAIKVDGGITQDVL; this comes from the coding sequence ATGGAAGCGCACAACCTCGATGATTCGACTGCTATTGTTACCGGCGCAGTGGGTGATATTGGCGGAGGTATTACGCGTGAACTAGCAAAAGCTGGCTGTAATATCACTATCGCGGACATTGGTATTTCAGAGCAAGCGGCCAACAGTGATTCCAAACCCGATAATCGACAACACGCACGTGAGCTCGCAGACGATCTCGAATCGTTAGGCGCGGAAACACTGCTTGTTGAGTGTGACGTTACCAACGCAGAGCAAGTCGAGGAGATGGTCGAAACAACAGTTGATGAGCTTGGAACTCTCGATATCCTCGCGAGCAATGCCGGAATTATCACCTACTCACCCGTAGAGGAGATGGACGAGGATGCATGGGACTCCGTCATGGACGTCAATGCGAAGGGAATCTTCCTCTGTGCGCGTGCAGCGATCCCTCATCTCAAAGACGGCGGCGCGATTATCAACACCGCCTCAATTGCGGGTGAAATTGGATCGGAAGGGATTGGACACTACTCAGCGTCAAAACACGCTGTGATTGGGCTCACGAAGACGCTTGCTCTCGAGTTAGCAGAGGACGATGTGACAGTCAATGCGCTGTGTCCCGGTATCGTCGACACGCCAATGTGGCGTGACGTGCTCACGCCCGCCAGTGAGGAAGCTTACGAGGACACCATTCAACGGTCCATACCACTTCACCGAGATCAAAAGCCAGAGGATATGGGACGTTTGGTAGTCTTTCTCGCCCAGAATCGCAATATTACTGGAGAAGCGATTAAAGTCGATGGTGGTATCACTCAGGACGTGCTCTAA
- a CDS encoding AI-2E family transporter: MVRNDSRVRNSYDWSTRQRRGWWILGLALLAVVGLVVNRYLPWLVFGLFVYYVARPITRRLERRIDSPTLVAALTLLVIIVPIIGVVGVLLLVALGQLVTAIADLPIDRIVSQLPVQVSDLPNTPTEVYDTTVVLIQQPSVQNLLGTVGGILGGIGAVLFNAFVSLLIAFFLLISDRDIAAWFESNVFGEGSAAAAYLSKIDRGLSSVYFGYTMTIFVVILLTTLLYTGFNLLAPADMAIPSAVLFAVVTGLFTLVPLVGRSVVYFTIAAILAVQAIAVDPRLLWFPLAFLVVMIVAFDTLVRTYIRPYLSGRLLDTGLVMFAYLFGPPLFGWSGVFLGPFLMLFIVTFIRTILPALVGPERDRVDGDRNHTLDEFSENVGERGENRATETDGSDFGTDDGTTA, translated from the coding sequence ATGGTCCGGAACGATTCTCGAGTACGAAACAGCTACGACTGGTCGACACGGCAGCGCCGCGGTTGGTGGATTCTGGGGCTCGCGTTACTGGCCGTGGTCGGACTGGTGGTCAATCGCTATCTCCCGTGGCTCGTCTTCGGGCTGTTCGTCTACTACGTGGCGCGGCCGATTACCCGACGACTCGAGCGACGAATCGACTCGCCGACGCTCGTCGCTGCCCTGACGTTGCTCGTGATCATCGTGCCGATCATCGGCGTGGTCGGCGTCCTCCTGCTCGTCGCCCTTGGGCAACTCGTGACGGCGATTGCGGATCTGCCGATTGACAGAATCGTCTCGCAGCTCCCGGTTCAGGTTTCGGATCTCCCGAACACGCCGACGGAGGTGTACGATACGACGGTGGTACTGATACAGCAACCGTCGGTTCAGAACCTGCTCGGCACGGTCGGCGGCATACTCGGCGGCATCGGTGCGGTCCTATTCAACGCGTTCGTATCGCTGTTGATCGCGTTCTTCCTGTTGATTAGCGATCGCGACATCGCGGCGTGGTTCGAGTCGAACGTGTTCGGCGAGGGAAGCGCCGCAGCGGCGTACCTCTCTAAGATCGATCGCGGCCTCAGCTCGGTTTACTTCGGGTACACGATGACCATCTTCGTGGTCATACTCCTCACGACGCTGCTTTACACGGGATTCAATCTCCTCGCGCCAGCCGATATGGCGATTCCCTCGGCGGTGCTTTTCGCCGTCGTTACCGGTCTCTTCACGCTCGTGCCGCTCGTCGGGCGTTCGGTCGTGTACTTCACGATAGCTGCTATCCTCGCCGTGCAAGCGATCGCCGTCGACCCCCGACTCCTCTGGTTCCCGCTGGCGTTTCTCGTAGTTATGATCGTCGCGTTCGACACCCTCGTCCGGACGTACATCCGACCGTACCTCTCCGGGCGGTTGCTCGACACCGGGCTGGTCATGTTCGCGTACCTGTTCGGCCCGCCGCTTTTCGGCTGGTCGGGCGTTTTTCTCGGTCCGTTCCTGATGCTGTTCATCGTGACGTTCATCCGAACGATCCTTCCCGCTCTAGTGGGCCCGGAGCGCGACCGCGTCGACGGCGACCGAAACCACACTCTCGACGAATTCTCGGAGAACGTCGGCGAACGGGGCGAAAATCGCGCGACAGAAACCGACGGCTCTGATTTCGGAACAGACGACGGAACAACGGCCTAG
- a CDS encoding molybdopterin oxidoreductase family protein produces the protein MPDHQSNEPNTVCPRCGVGCRLQAGPNGVRANGVVGPANPNGRLCRKGIGALETPDDRLEDPLIRQNGDLQPVSWPTAYERIAESFEEILAARGPDALAFLGAPHCTNEENYLLQKLARILGTNNVDNRSRLCHVSTTRALSERVGWPATTNGLEDLTDADVIVVAGANPAERQPIAFNSFVRPAVTDGATLVHVDPVGNRTTRLADIHLTPRPGTDALVFDLLSARIVDDGAGIDREFVENRTRGFEQFEASITDLERDETRLAAGVESSALEEIADRITAADRVAGLVGTGIENSAGETNASGALLNLLLLTGNLGRRGAGLYVLRGLANEQGATDAGCVPDRLPGHQPVTDSRARARIASEWGVEPPSTPGKTATELLESFGNDVRGALVVGENPGVSKRDPEWVRERLGALETLVVVELAANETTEHADVVLPAAAGIEKAGTFTNLERRVQRLSPIATPPARARSDFRILAELGGQLTQNPSAFEYEDVSEAFGELRRIAPPYAGLRYDDLGLEGERWPAGSPGALYRETFETPDGRAQFGSAQPPIVRGSTDGFWLVTGGRSSGSHDAETSSELRINPADAREIGVDADETVVVSSGDVSIRVTARLAESVRAGTLYVPAAVADPFLRRDVTTVSVDPA, from the coding sequence GTGCCCGACCACCAATCGAACGAACCGAACACCGTCTGTCCGCGCTGTGGCGTTGGCTGTCGGTTGCAAGCCGGGCCCAACGGCGTGCGCGCAAACGGCGTCGTCGGGCCGGCCAATCCGAACGGTCGGCTCTGCCGGAAGGGAATCGGCGCACTCGAGACACCGGACGATCGACTCGAGGACCCGCTGATTCGCCAGAACGGCGACTTGCAGCCGGTTTCGTGGCCGACCGCCTACGAGCGGATCGCCGAATCGTTCGAGGAGATACTGGCGGCTCGCGGCCCCGACGCGCTGGCGTTTCTCGGTGCGCCCCACTGTACGAACGAGGAGAACTACCTCCTCCAGAAACTCGCGAGGATCCTCGGGACGAACAACGTCGATAACCGCTCGCGGCTCTGTCACGTCTCGACCACTCGAGCGCTCTCAGAGCGGGTCGGCTGGCCGGCGACGACGAACGGTCTCGAGGACCTCACCGACGCCGACGTGATCGTCGTCGCGGGTGCCAACCCCGCCGAACGACAGCCGATCGCGTTCAACAGCTTCGTTAGGCCGGCGGTCACCGACGGAGCGACGCTCGTTCACGTCGATCCCGTCGGGAACCGGACGACGCGACTCGCCGATATCCATCTAACTCCTCGACCGGGGACTGACGCGCTGGTATTCGATCTGTTGAGCGCGCGAATCGTCGACGACGGGGCGGGAATCGACCGGGAGTTCGTCGAGAATCGGACGCGGGGATTCGAACAGTTCGAAGCGTCTATCACCGACCTCGAGCGCGACGAAACGCGTCTGGCCGCGGGCGTCGAGTCGAGTGCGCTCGAGGAGATCGCGGATCGGATAACGGCTGCAGACCGGGTCGCCGGACTCGTCGGAACCGGTATCGAGAACTCGGCCGGCGAGACGAACGCCTCTGGGGCGCTCCTCAACCTGCTCTTGCTCACGGGGAACCTCGGGCGTCGAGGTGCCGGTCTATACGTCCTGCGCGGGCTCGCCAACGAACAGGGGGCGACGGACGCCGGGTGCGTTCCCGACCGGCTCCCCGGTCACCAACCGGTGACCGATTCGCGAGCCCGCGCTCGAATCGCCTCGGAGTGGGGCGTCGAGCCGCCGTCAACGCCGGGAAAGACGGCGACGGAACTCCTCGAGTCGTTCGGCAACGACGTTCGCGGGGCGCTCGTGGTCGGCGAGAACCCCGGCGTTTCCAAGCGCGACCCGGAGTGGGTTCGCGAACGGCTGGGGGCGCTCGAGACGCTCGTCGTCGTCGAACTGGCCGCCAACGAGACGACCGAGCACGCGGACGTCGTGCTTCCGGCCGCCGCTGGCATCGAAAAGGCAGGGACGTTCACGAACCTCGAGCGGCGCGTCCAGCGGCTCTCACCCATCGCCACGCCGCCAGCGCGAGCGCGGTCGGACTTCAGGATACTCGCCGAACTGGGCGGTCAGTTGACACAGAATCCGAGCGCGTTCGAGTACGAAGACGTATCGGAGGCGTTCGGCGAACTCCGCCGAATCGCACCGCCGTACGCCGGCCTTCGCTACGACGACCTCGGACTCGAGGGCGAGCGGTGGCCGGCGGGTAGCCCCGGCGCGCTCTACCGCGAGACCTTCGAGACCCCGGACGGACGGGCCCAGTTCGGATCGGCCCAGCCGCCGATTGTGCGAGGTTCGACGGACGGGTTCTGGTTGGTGACCGGCGGCCGCTCGAGTGGCTCGCACGACGCGGAGACATCGAGTGAACTCCGCATCAATCCGGCCGACGCCCGCGAAATCGGGGTCGACGCCGACGAGACCGTCGTCGTCTCGAGCGGCGACGTTTCGATCCGCGTCACCGCGCGGCTCGCCGAGAGCGTTCGAGCGGGGACGCTGTACGTTCCCGCGGCGGTCGCCGATCCGTTCCTTCGCCGCGACGTAACCACTGTCTCGGTCGACCCGGCGTGA